In Ovis canadensis isolate MfBH-ARS-UI-01 breed Bighorn chromosome 11, ARS-UI_OviCan_v2, whole genome shotgun sequence, one genomic interval encodes:
- the WNT3 gene encoding proto-oncogene Wnt-3 → MEPHLLRLLLGLLLGGTRVLAGYPIWWSLALGQQYTSLGSQPLLCGSIPGLVPKQLRFCRNYIEIMPSVAEGVKLGIQECQHQFRGRRWNCTTIDDSLAIFGPVLDKATRESAFVHAIASAGVAFAVTRSCAEGTSTICGCDSHHKGPPGEGWKWGGCSEDADFGVLVSREFADARENRPDARSAMNKHNNEAGRTTILDHMHLKCKCHGLSGSCEVKTCWWAQPDFRAIGDFLKDKYDSASEMVVEKHRESRGWVETLRAKYALFKPPTERDLVYYENSPNFCEPNPETGSFGTRDRTCNVTSHGIDGCDLLCCGRGHNTRTEKRKEKCHCIFHWCCYVSCQECIRIYDVHTCK, encoded by the exons GTCCCTCGCACTGGGCCAGCAGTACACATCCCTGGGCTCACAGCCCCTACTCTGCGGCTCCATCCCAGGCCTGGTCCCCAAGCAGCTGCGCTTCTGCCGCAATTACATCGAAATCATGCCCAGCGTGGCAGAGGGCGTGAAGCTGGGCATCCAGGAGTGCCAGCACCAGTTTCGGGGCCGCCGCTGGAACTGCACCACCATCGATGACAGCCTGGCCATCTTCGGGCCCGTCCTCGACAAAG CCACCCGAGAATCGGCCTTCGTGCACGCCATCGCCTCAGCCGGCGTGGCCTTTGCAGTCACGCGCTCCTGTGCGGAGGGCACCTCCACCATCTGTGGCTGCGACTCACATCACAAGGGGCCGCCTGGCGAGGGCTGGAAATGGGGCGGCTGCAGTGAGGATGCTGACTTCGGGGTGCTTGTGTCCCGAGAGTTCGCAGATGCACGTGAGAACAGGCCAGACGCACGCTCAGCCATGAACAAGCACAACAACGAGGCTGGCCGCACG ACCATCCTGGACCACATGCATCTCAAGTGCAAGTGCCATGGGCTGTCGGGCAGCTGTGAGGTCAAGACCTGCTGGTGGGCCCAGCCCGACTTCCGCGCCATCGGCGACTTCCTCAAGGACAAGTACGACAGCGCCTCGGAGATGGTGGTGGAGAAGCATCGGGAGTCCCGCGGCTGGGTGGAGACCCTCCGCGCCAAGTACGCGCTCTTCAAGCCGCCCACCGAGAGGGACCTGGTCTACTACGAGAACTCGCCCAACTTCTGCGAGCCCAACCCCGAGACGGGCTCCTTCGGTACCAGGGACCGGACTTGCAATGTCACCTCCCACGGCATCGACGGCTGTGACCTGCTCTGCTGCGGCCGCGGCCACAACACGAGGACGGAGAAGCGGAAGGAGAAATGTCACTGCATCTTCCACTGGTGTTGCTATGTGAGCTGCCAGGAGTGTATCCGCATCTATGACGTGCACACCTGCAAGTAG